TAGGCGTTGGACTCGATGGCCAGACCGGTGGAAAGGTCCGTCTCCATGCCGTAGTTGATGGCGTACTTGGCCTGTTCGATGGCCACGGGGCCGGTTTCGCAGATCTCGGCGGCCATCTCGCGGCAGGTGGCGATGAGGTCTTCGGGCGCACAGATCTTGTTCACCAGGCCGATTTCCAGGGCTTCATCGGCGCCGATCCGTTTGCCGGTGAAGATCAGTTCCTTGGCCTTGCCCTTGCCTACCAGTCGGGGCAGGCGTTGGGTGCCCCCGGCGCCGGGGATGATGGCCAAGCGGGTTTCGGTAAGCCCCATGGTGGCGTTCTGCGAGGCAATGCGGATATCAGACGCCAGGGCCAGCTCCGTGCCGCCGCCCAGGGCCACAGCATTAACCGCGGCGATCACCGGCTTGTTAAGCTGTTCAATTTCGGTA
This window of the uncultured Desulfosarcina sp. genome carries:
- a CDS encoding enoyl-CoA hydratase-related protein, coding for MNESILLSEQQEGVAVITLNRPEVMNSFNFALLHALKAKIAEIRFDPGVRVVIVTGSGERAFCSGADLKERATLSPIQVKEYIYTIRNLFTEIEQLNKPVIAAVNAVALGGGTELALASDIRIASQNATMGLTETRLAIIPGAGGTQRLPRLVGKGKAKELIFTGKRIGADEALEIGLVNKICAPEDLIATCREMAAEICETGPVAIEQAKYAINYGMETDLSTGLAIESNAYWVCIPTEDRLEGLAAFREKRKPVYKGL